The following coding sequences lie in one Panicum virgatum strain AP13 chromosome 6N, P.virgatum_v5, whole genome shotgun sequence genomic window:
- the LOC120678482 gene encoding GTP-binding protein ERG-like codes for MRRFLQALRPLQTLSLTPVPAIPAPLRLLSSSSSAAASSDSDSAPATAPAADADFDSAEYDLPTPGPAPSRKINNPVSALRKLRFDPALRARADEALFGEVRGGAAVEDEEEERSRDVALALLDAAMEPPDEEDEDPGEVREEDQMSLSVGIVGAPNAGKSSLTNIMVGTKVAAVSRKTNTTTHEILGVLTKGNTQICFFDTPGLMLGHHGFPYRDVTVRVESAWSSINLYDLLIVMFDVNRHLNMPDSRVIKLIKRLGTEVNPNQRRILCMNKVDLVEDKKDLLKVAKEFEDLPGYERYFMVSGLKGKGVKDLVQYLMEQAVRRPWDEEPTVMTEEVMKTISLEVVREKMLHHIHQEIPYVIEHRLMDWKELKDGSLRVEQHFITPKQSQRQILVGKNGSKIGRIGIEANEELRSIFKRNVHLILQVRVAKRRRA; via the exons atgcgccgcTTCCTCCAAGCCCTCCGCCCGCTCCAAACCCTATCCCTCACCCCCGTGCCCGCCATCCCCGCCCCGCTCCGCCtcctctcctccagctcctcggcggccgcgTCCTCGGACTCCGACTCCGCCCCGGCCACTGCCCCCGCGGCCGACGCCGACTTCGACAGCGCCGAGTACGACCTCCCGACCCCGGGCCCCGCGCCCTCGCGGAAGATCAACAACCCCGTCTCCGCGCTGCGGAAGCTCCGGTTCGACCCCGccctccgcgcgcgcgccgacgAGGCGCTCTTCGGGGAGgtgcggggcggggcggctgtggaggacgaggaagaggagcgGTCGCGGGACGTGGCGCTCGCGCTGCTCGATGCCGCGATGGAGCCgcccgacgaggaggacgaggacccCGGGGAGGTCAGGGAGGAGGACCAGATGTCGCTCTCCGTCGGCATCGTCGGCGCGCCCAACGCCGGCAAGTCCTCGCTCACCAACATCATG GTTGGGACAAAAGTGGCTGCAGTCTCCCGCAAGACAAATACTACGACCCATGAAATTTTGGGGGTGCTGACAAAAGGGAACACGCAGATA TGTTTTTTTGACACCCCAGGGCTCATGTTAGGGCACCATGGATTTCCTTATAGGGATGTTACGGTTCGTGTGGAGAGTGCCTGGAGCTCAATTAACCTCTATGATTTATTAATAGTCATGTTTGATGTCAATAGGCATCTTAATAT GCCTGATTCACGTGTTATAAAGTTAATCAAACGCTTGGGTACGGAGGTAAACCCAAACCAGAGGCGTATATTATGCATGAACAAGGTTGACCTGGTGGAAGACAAAAAGGACCTCCTTAAAGTTGCAAAGGAATTTGAAGATCTTCCTGGATATGAAAG GTACTTCATGGTGTCTGGACTAAAAGGCAAGGGAGTGAAAGACCTTGTGCAGTATTTGATGGAACAG GCTGTAAGAAGACCTTGGGATGAAGAACCAACTGTAATGACTGAAGAAGTAATGAAAACCATATCTTTGGAGGTTGTGCGGGAGAAGATGCTGCATCACATCCACCAA GAAATTCCCTATGTAATTGAGCATCGTTTGATGGACTGGAAGGAGCTAAAAGATGGTTCCCTTAGAGTGGAGCAGCACTTCATTACACCAAAACAAAGCCAACGTCAGATTCTTGTTGGGAAAAATGGCTCAAAAATTGG GAGAATTGGTATTGAAGCCAATGAAGAATTGAGGTCCATATTCAAGAGAAATGTCCATCTAATTCTCCAAGTTAGAGTTGCGAAAAGGAGGAGAGCTTGA
- the LOC120678484 gene encoding SKP1-like protein 21 isoform X4: MSESELAVIKPESLKTYIWLQCFDGSIQQVEEEVAMFCPMICREIVKNGTGSSKNHAIVLPERVSPASLSLILDYCRFHQVPGRSNKERKSFDEKFVRIDTEKLCKLASAALGLQLRPLVDLTCGALARIIGGKTPDEVRDIFHLPDDLTEEEKLEPLKNINDDPTIRLLNRLYAKKRKELQERQKLKDVQTQEEQKDERSLDELLCFINGDGGSRGGKAAKNKRKNKRRKDQAKNPAKTNSEPVNKGDVEDPFDDAELDDGLDPAMREEIDREVADFAMKLNLVWPERMRLDQDQRMESHVGAR; the protein is encoded by the exons ATGTCAGAGAGTGAGTTAGCAGTAATAAAACCAGAG TCGTTGAAGACTTATATATGGCTTCAGTGCTTTGATGGTTCCATACAGCAAGTGGAGGAGGAAGTTGCAATGTTCTGCCCTATGATATGTCGAGAAATAGTGAAAAATGGGACAGGATCATCTAAAAATCATGCTATTGTCCTCCCAGAAAGAGTTAGTCCGGCAAGCTTGAGTTTGATTCTTGACTATTGTCGGTTTCATCAGGTCCCTGGACGCTCAAACAAG GAGCGCAAGTCATTTGATGAAAAGTTTGTCCGGATAGACACAGAAAAACTCTGCAAGTTGGCTTCTGCAGCCCTCGGTCTACAGTTAAGGCCACTAGTTGATCTTACTTGTGGAGCACTTGCTCGAATCATCGGAGGAAAGACACCTGATGAAGTTCGAGATATATTTCACTTACCAGATGACTTGACAGAG GAAGAGAAATTGGAACCGCTAAAAAATATAAATGATGATCCTACAATTCGTTTATTGAACCGGTTGTATGCAAAGAAGCGTAAAGAACTCCAGGAGCGCCAGAAACTAAAG GATGTTCAAACACAGGAAGAGCAAAAAGATGAGAGATCTTTGGATGAATTACTTTGTTTTATAAATGGTGATGGAG GTTCTAGGGGTGGGAAAGCTGCTAAAAATAAGAGAAAGAATAAAAGAAGGAAAGATCAAGCTAAGAATCCTGCAAAAACGAACTCTGAACCTGTAAATAAG GGTGATGTCGAGGACCCCTTTGACGATGCTGAGCTCGATGATGGACTTGATCCTGCAATGAGAGAAGAGATTGATAG AGAAGTGGCGGACTTTGCGATGAAGTTGAACTTAGTTTGGCCTGAAAGAATGCGTTTGGACCAGGACCAACGGATGGAGTCGCATGTTGGTGCACGGTG A
- the LOC120678484 gene encoding SKP1-like protein 21 isoform X2: MSESELAVIKPESLKTYIWLQCFDGSIQQVEEEVAMFCPMICREIVKNGTGSSKNHAIVLPERVSPASLSLILDYCRFHQVPGRSNKERKSFDEKFVRIDTEKLCKLASAALGLQLRPLVDLTCGALARIIGGKTPDEVRDIFHLPDDLTEEEKLEPLKNINDDPTIRLLNRLYAKKRKELQERQKLKDVQTQEEQKDERSLDELLCFINGDGGSRGGKAAKNKRKNKRRKDQAKNPAKTNSEPVNKEGTSCVVPRKADSGNISGLPCRPNLQGDVEDPFDDAELDDGLDPAMREEIDREVADFAMKLNLVWPERMRLDQDQRMESHVGAR; the protein is encoded by the exons ATGTCAGAGAGTGAGTTAGCAGTAATAAAACCAGAG TCGTTGAAGACTTATATATGGCTTCAGTGCTTTGATGGTTCCATACAGCAAGTGGAGGAGGAAGTTGCAATGTTCTGCCCTATGATATGTCGAGAAATAGTGAAAAATGGGACAGGATCATCTAAAAATCATGCTATTGTCCTCCCAGAAAGAGTTAGTCCGGCAAGCTTGAGTTTGATTCTTGACTATTGTCGGTTTCATCAGGTCCCTGGACGCTCAAACAAG GAGCGCAAGTCATTTGATGAAAAGTTTGTCCGGATAGACACAGAAAAACTCTGCAAGTTGGCTTCTGCAGCCCTCGGTCTACAGTTAAGGCCACTAGTTGATCTTACTTGTGGAGCACTTGCTCGAATCATCGGAGGAAAGACACCTGATGAAGTTCGAGATATATTTCACTTACCAGATGACTTGACAGAG GAAGAGAAATTGGAACCGCTAAAAAATATAAATGATGATCCTACAATTCGTTTATTGAACCGGTTGTATGCAAAGAAGCGTAAAGAACTCCAGGAGCGCCAGAAACTAAAG GATGTTCAAACACAGGAAGAGCAAAAAGATGAGAGATCTTTGGATGAATTACTTTGTTTTATAAATGGTGATGGAG GTTCTAGGGGTGGGAAAGCTGCTAAAAATAAGAGAAAGAATAAAAGAAGGAAAGATCAAGCTAAGAATCCTGCAAAAACGAACTCTGAACCTGTAAATAAG GAGGGAACTAGCTGTGTGGTTCCGCGCAAAGCAGATAGTGGTAATATTTCTGGGCTTCCTTGCCGTCCAAATTTGCAGGGTGATGTCGAGGACCCCTTTGACGATGCTGAGCTCGATGATGGACTTGATCCTGCAATGAGAGAAGAGATTGATAG AGAAGTGGCGGACTTTGCGATGAAGTTGAACTTAGTTTGGCCTGAAAGAATGCGTTTGGACCAGGACCAACGGATGGAGTCGCATGTTGGTGCACGGTG A
- the LOC120678484 gene encoding SKP1-like protein 21 isoform X1: protein MSESELAVIKPESLKTYIWLQCFDGSIQQVEEEVAMFCPMICREIVKNGTGSSKNHAIVLPERVSPASLSLILDYCRFHQVPGRSNKERKSFDEKFVRIDTEKLCKLASAALGLQLRPLVDLTCGALARIIGGKTPDEVRDIFHLPDDLTEEEKLEPLKNINDDPTIRLLNRLYAKKRKELQERQKLKDVQTQEEQKDERSLDELLCFINGDGGSRGGKAAKNKRKNKRRKDQAKNPAKTNSEPVNKEGTSCVVPRKADSGNISGLPCRPNLQGDVEDPFDDAELDDGLDPAMREEIDREVADFAMKLNLVWPERMRLDQDQRMESHVGARW, encoded by the exons ATGTCAGAGAGTGAGTTAGCAGTAATAAAACCAGAG TCGTTGAAGACTTATATATGGCTTCAGTGCTTTGATGGTTCCATACAGCAAGTGGAGGAGGAAGTTGCAATGTTCTGCCCTATGATATGTCGAGAAATAGTGAAAAATGGGACAGGATCATCTAAAAATCATGCTATTGTCCTCCCAGAAAGAGTTAGTCCGGCAAGCTTGAGTTTGATTCTTGACTATTGTCGGTTTCATCAGGTCCCTGGACGCTCAAACAAG GAGCGCAAGTCATTTGATGAAAAGTTTGTCCGGATAGACACAGAAAAACTCTGCAAGTTGGCTTCTGCAGCCCTCGGTCTACAGTTAAGGCCACTAGTTGATCTTACTTGTGGAGCACTTGCTCGAATCATCGGAGGAAAGACACCTGATGAAGTTCGAGATATATTTCACTTACCAGATGACTTGACAGAG GAAGAGAAATTGGAACCGCTAAAAAATATAAATGATGATCCTACAATTCGTTTATTGAACCGGTTGTATGCAAAGAAGCGTAAAGAACTCCAGGAGCGCCAGAAACTAAAG GATGTTCAAACACAGGAAGAGCAAAAAGATGAGAGATCTTTGGATGAATTACTTTGTTTTATAAATGGTGATGGAG GTTCTAGGGGTGGGAAAGCTGCTAAAAATAAGAGAAAGAATAAAAGAAGGAAAGATCAAGCTAAGAATCCTGCAAAAACGAACTCTGAACCTGTAAATAAG GAGGGAACTAGCTGTGTGGTTCCGCGCAAAGCAGATAGTGGTAATATTTCTGGGCTTCCTTGCCGTCCAAATTTGCAGGGTGATGTCGAGGACCCCTTTGACGATGCTGAGCTCGATGATGGACTTGATCCTGCAATGAGAGAAGAGATTGATAG AGAAGTGGCGGACTTTGCGATGAAGTTGAACTTAGTTTGGCCTGAAAGAATGCGTTTGGACCAGGACCAACGGATGGAGTCGCATGTTGGTGCACGGTGGTAA
- the LOC120678484 gene encoding SKP1-like protein 21 isoform X3, whose product MSESELAVIKPESLKTYIWLQCFDGSIQQVEEEVAMFCPMICREIVKNGTGSSKNHAIVLPERVSPASLSLILDYCRFHQVPGRSNKERKSFDEKFVRIDTEKLCKLASAALGLQLRPLVDLTCGALARIIGGKTPDEVRDIFHLPDDLTEEEKLEPLKNINDDPTIRLLNRLYAKKRKELQERQKLKDVQTQEEQKDERSLDELLCFINGDGGSRGGKAAKNKRKNKRRKDQAKNPAKTNSEPVNKGDVEDPFDDAELDDGLDPAMREEIDREVADFAMKLNLVWPERMRLDQDQRMESHVGARW is encoded by the exons ATGTCAGAGAGTGAGTTAGCAGTAATAAAACCAGAG TCGTTGAAGACTTATATATGGCTTCAGTGCTTTGATGGTTCCATACAGCAAGTGGAGGAGGAAGTTGCAATGTTCTGCCCTATGATATGTCGAGAAATAGTGAAAAATGGGACAGGATCATCTAAAAATCATGCTATTGTCCTCCCAGAAAGAGTTAGTCCGGCAAGCTTGAGTTTGATTCTTGACTATTGTCGGTTTCATCAGGTCCCTGGACGCTCAAACAAG GAGCGCAAGTCATTTGATGAAAAGTTTGTCCGGATAGACACAGAAAAACTCTGCAAGTTGGCTTCTGCAGCCCTCGGTCTACAGTTAAGGCCACTAGTTGATCTTACTTGTGGAGCACTTGCTCGAATCATCGGAGGAAAGACACCTGATGAAGTTCGAGATATATTTCACTTACCAGATGACTTGACAGAG GAAGAGAAATTGGAACCGCTAAAAAATATAAATGATGATCCTACAATTCGTTTATTGAACCGGTTGTATGCAAAGAAGCGTAAAGAACTCCAGGAGCGCCAGAAACTAAAG GATGTTCAAACACAGGAAGAGCAAAAAGATGAGAGATCTTTGGATGAATTACTTTGTTTTATAAATGGTGATGGAG GTTCTAGGGGTGGGAAAGCTGCTAAAAATAAGAGAAAGAATAAAAGAAGGAAAGATCAAGCTAAGAATCCTGCAAAAACGAACTCTGAACCTGTAAATAAG GGTGATGTCGAGGACCCCTTTGACGATGCTGAGCTCGATGATGGACTTGATCCTGCAATGAGAGAAGAGATTGATAG AGAAGTGGCGGACTTTGCGATGAAGTTGAACTTAGTTTGGCCTGAAAGAATGCGTTTGGACCAGGACCAACGGATGGAGTCGCATGTTGGTGCACGGTGGTAA